A stretch of Paraburkholderia phenazinium DNA encodes these proteins:
- a CDS encoding glycosyltransferase: protein MQVVLFVLSCLSLLIWCVLLFFRGGFWRARPAAPIATAPRDAWPAVAAVVPARNEADVIAQAVGTLLAQEYPGPFHVIVVDDHSTDGTADAARAAALQLQCSDRLTVLTAKPLPPGWSGKVWAQSQGIEAVRTLGLPADFLLLTDADIGHPTDAVTQLVARADAEKRDLVSLMVRLRCDSLWEKALIPAFVFFFAKLYPFSWVNNPRNKTAAAAGGCMLVRRTALEEAGGIESIRAELIDDCSLAARIKHRGEGRHPIRLDVAARSVSLRPYDNSGEIWNMIARTAFTQLRYSGWLLAGTLAGMTIIYLIPPIAALVLGPLDWPAWLAWAAMCCAYAPMLRYYGRSPLWAPFLPLVALFYVGATFASAVRYWRGKGGQWKARVQAPVQQDR, encoded by the coding sequence ATGCAGGTGGTTCTGTTCGTTCTGTCGTGTCTTTCGCTGTTGATCTGGTGTGTGCTGCTGTTTTTCCGCGGCGGCTTCTGGCGCGCGCGTCCCGCCGCGCCGATCGCGACCGCGCCGCGCGACGCATGGCCGGCGGTAGCCGCCGTGGTACCGGCGCGCAATGAAGCCGATGTGATCGCGCAGGCGGTCGGTACGCTGCTCGCCCAGGAATACCCCGGTCCTTTCCATGTGATCGTAGTCGACGACCACAGCACTGACGGCACCGCTGACGCCGCTCGCGCGGCCGCGCTGCAGTTGCAGTGCTCCGACCGCCTCACGGTGCTGACGGCCAAGCCTTTGCCGCCGGGTTGGTCCGGCAAGGTATGGGCGCAGTCGCAGGGTATCGAGGCGGTGCGCACGCTGGGCCTGCCTGCCGACTTCCTCCTGCTGACCGACGCCGATATCGGCCACCCCACCGACGCCGTCACGCAACTCGTTGCGCGAGCCGATGCGGAGAAGCGCGACCTGGTCTCGCTGATGGTGCGGCTGCGTTGCGATTCGCTGTGGGAGAAGGCGCTAATCCCGGCCTTCGTGTTTTTCTTCGCCAAGCTGTATCCGTTCTCGTGGGTCAACAACCCGCGCAACAAGACCGCGGCGGCGGCCGGCGGCTGCATGCTGGTGCGGCGTACGGCGCTGGAAGAAGCGGGCGGTATCGAGTCGATCCGCGCCGAACTGATCGACGATTGCAGCCTTGCCGCGCGTATCAAGCATCGCGGTGAGGGGCGTCATCCGATCCGGCTGGATGTGGCGGCGCGCAGCGTCTCGCTGCGTCCCTACGACAACTCGGGCGAGATCTGGAACATGATTGCGCGCACGGCGTTCACGCAGTTGCGCTACTCGGGATGGTTGCTGGCAGGCACGCTGGCGGGCATGACGATCATCTACCTGATCCCGCCCATAGCAGCACTCGTGCTCGGGCCGTTGGACTGGCCTGCCTGGCTCGCCTGGGCGGCGATGTGCTGCGCGTATGCGCCGATGCTGCGCTACTACGGCCGCTCGCCGCTGTGGGCTCCGTTCTTGCCGCTGGTGGCGCTGTTCTATGTCGGCGCGACGTTTGCGTCGGCCGTGCGCTATTGGCGCGGAAAGGGCGGTCAGTGGAAGGCGCGTGTGCAGGCGCCGGTGCAACAGGACCGGTGA
- the hpnA gene encoding hopanoid-associated sugar epimerase produces the protein MMDQNRDLVLVTGASGFVGSAVARIAQQKGFRVRVLVRATSPRRNVEALDAEIVVGDMRDEASMRAALRGVRYLLHVAADYRLWAPDPGEIERSNLEGTEATMRAALKEGVERVVYTSSVATLKVTSSGQSADETSPLKAEQAIGVYKRSKVLAERAVERMIAEDGLPAVIVNPSTPIGPRDVKPTPTGRIIVEAALGKIPAFVDTGLNLVHVDDVAAGHFLALERGKIGERYILGGENLPLQAMLADIAALTGRKAPTISLPRWPLYPLAMGAEAVAKITKREPFVTVDGLKMSKNKMYFTSAKAERELGYRARPYREGLADALEWFRQAGYLKA, from the coding sequence ATGATGGATCAGAATCGCGATCTCGTACTCGTCACCGGCGCTTCCGGCTTTGTCGGCTCGGCGGTGGCGCGCATTGCGCAACAGAAAGGTTTCAGGGTGCGCGTGCTGGTGCGCGCCACCAGTCCGCGCCGCAATGTCGAAGCGCTCGATGCCGAAATCGTCGTGGGCGACATGCGCGACGAAGCGTCGATGCGCGCCGCGCTGCGCGGCGTGCGCTATCTGCTACATGTCGCGGCTGACTACCGTTTGTGGGCGCCGGACCCGGGCGAGATCGAACGCTCGAATCTGGAAGGCACCGAGGCGACCATGCGTGCGGCGCTGAAGGAAGGCGTCGAGCGCGTCGTCTACACCAGCAGCGTGGCGACGCTGAAGGTCACGAGCTCCGGCCAGTCGGCCGACGAGACTTCGCCGCTCAAGGCCGAGCAGGCGATCGGTGTGTACAAGCGCAGCAAGGTGCTGGCAGAGCGCGCGGTCGAGCGGATGATTGCCGAAGACGGCCTGCCCGCAGTGATCGTCAATCCTTCGACGCCCATCGGCCCGCGCGACGTGAAACCCACGCCGACCGGGCGCATCATCGTCGAGGCGGCGCTCGGCAAGATTCCGGCTTTCGTGGACACCGGCTTGAACCTCGTGCACGTCGACGACGTCGCGGCCGGCCACTTTCTCGCGCTCGAACGCGGCAAGATTGGCGAGCGCTATATCCTCGGCGGCGAGAACCTGCCACTGCAGGCGATGCTCGCCGATATCGCCGCGCTCACTGGACGCAAAGCCCCGACCATCAGCCTGCCGCGATGGCCGCTCTATCCGCTGGCGATGGGCGCCGAAGCGGTGGCGAAAATCACGAAGCGAGAACCGTTTGTGACCGTCGACGGTCTGAAGATGTCGAAGAACAAGATGTACTTCACGTCCGCGAAGGCGGAACGCGAACTCGGTTATCGCGCACGACCTTACCGCGAGGGTCTGGCCGATGCGCTCGAGTGGTTCAGGCAGGCGGGGTATCTGAAGGCGTGA
- a CDS encoding acylphosphatase, translating to MTGPDLDSRIETYYVQVRGVVQGVGFRHATVRQAHALGIKGWVANLDDGSVEAILQGTANQVDRMLSWLRHGPPAARVSEVAGEERSTEKRYERFEQH from the coding sequence ATGACAGGCCCGGATCTGGATTCGCGGATCGAAACGTATTACGTGCAGGTGCGCGGCGTCGTGCAGGGCGTGGGTTTTCGCCACGCGACGGTACGCCAGGCGCACGCGCTCGGTATCAAAGGATGGGTGGCGAATCTCGACGATGGCTCGGTCGAAGCCATCTTGCAGGGAACGGCCAATCAGGTCGACCGGATGCTCTCGTGGTTGCGCCATGGGCCGCCGGCCGCCCGCGTGAGCGAAGTGGCCGGCGAAGAGCGGTCAACGGAAAAGCGCTACGAGCGCTTCGAACAGCACTAG